From Ananas comosus cultivar F153 linkage group 2, ASM154086v1, whole genome shotgun sequence:
caaaaattcggtacggatataattcggatataATTCgtctattaatttttaaattcgttgaaaaatacggttaaaaaaacggattcgccaattattcggatacgtgatttatacggatattatacgttcactaattaaaaattcgggatcaaaaattcggctattaaattaagtttttttgtCTCTCAAGTTTTATGCAATTAGTATAAATACTcataattcttaaaaatataagaataaagagctataaaattaagttaattaagtaaaaaattagcaAACTGTATTATGttccaaaataaatatataattaagcaaatagcaAACTCAAATCTGTATCTCCATATTGCTATTTCTCCAAATTTATCGGAAATTCCCAGTATTGCCAATTAACACCCATGTACCTTTGTTAAGTTTGCTAGATCTCCCTTGGTTTTTAATCAATGCATATGCTTGTGACTTTCAAACCTGCTGAGCATATCAAACCTTTTGAGGACTTAATTCTTAAAACCTTATTTGCTGATTATTCTTGTATGCTGGGCATATTCATGTATACTGTAGAgattaaagataaaaaggaaGTAATGAATCTTAACAAATGCATGTTTACAATGATGCTACATGTTGTAGTCATGGTCTTGTTACTGATCAAAACCATACAGTTAGTAATTAAGAGAAGATGaaataaaggaaagaaagagagagagaaactaaagCATAAAAATTCTTGTAAAGAACAACCCAATTACTGATCCATTGTTTGGAGAGCGGaggcggaagcggaagaggaagaggcgacgaggacGGGGAGGGTTCTGATTTCTGAAGAAtgaagaacccgatcttcgatgTGGCCACGCGGGGGCTTCCGATGGCTcgaagggaagaggaggaagggaaGGGATGGGGCTGGGGTCGGCAGCAGGGCGGCAGGGGTGAAGTGTCAGGGCAAATTGCAAAACCCTTTTTcggctcttctttctcttttttttttgtttttctgttttgggccaCCCATTAGGCCCGCGACCCGGCACGAGTCCGCGACCCGTCCTCGAGCCCGCTACCTGCAAGCCCGCTACCTGCGaatcgcgaattattcgcgaacaAGTACTTTTACGAAAAAAAAGCTTACGTATACTGCTGTTAaattcgtttcttcaaaaattcgcgaattattcgcgaatcgcgaattattcgcgaattattcgcgaatcgcgaattattcgcaaattattcgcgaatcgcgaattattcacgaattattcacgaattaactaactatgatcaaAAATAGTTAGAGCCTATGGCTTAAGCAACTTATTAAAGTGAGCTAGCTTCTAAAGTCTCAGAAGTTGAAACTTTGATTTGAGTGGCTGCTTCTGAATTCTGATGCCAGTAGAAAAAACTTGATTATTTTTCATCACAAAGCTATTTAGATATATGTACACACTGTTAATTTTTGGAAAAGACAAAGCAggtagttttcttttttttttggaactgttaatttttagaaaagacAAAGCATGTGGGAAATTATTCGCTGAccctaaaactttttttttcggttGGGTGTAGTGTTTTTGTTTCAGAGGCCCAGGCTGCCTCGCCCCTGTAGTCTAATTCATCCTTTCTATAAATAAAGctagtagcatgctacctattctcaaaaaaaaaacaaagcaggtagctttttttttttttNGcaggtagttttttttttttttcccatatcTCGGGCCAATGGAGTCTCGTAACAACCTTCCAGACAACTTTGCTAGCTAGCAGTAAAGGATGTTTCAAACAATTTTATCTGGACAACAATTTAAGCAAAACACGCtgcacaaaaatttaaaaacctacCGTATAAATCTTAGGAATAGCATTAcaacaccccaatagtctcacatcaatgacaaaatgatttttattagaatatatgagatctacacactaataataataattgggtctaagaatttagttattattgctagcggattAGATCGTTACAATTGGAATCAATCAAATATCAGCCAGAAGTGTGTAAGAGCTAAGTGCTATTCGGGGCAAAGTGCTACCGGCATGTATATCTGTGATCTAGGAACTAAGTGCTATACAGCGCAAAGTGCTACTGATCCGCTATCTGTGATCTGGGCATACGGGTTTGGACCTTGACAAGGACATCAGGATCTAAAAAAGGTTTGGACCTTGACGAGGACATCACCCTATCCCATGTTGGATGGGAAAATGATTGAGTTAGAGCATTACAAGCACATTCCTTCCTTTTAAACTCGATGTCCTCGTCAAATTTAACTACACttacaaaaatttatctttttttggtttgttttggttttgtcttttttttgcTCTGGTTGTCTTACATCTCTCCTGAGACCACGTTGTCTTAATTCCTGTAgctaaatttttatactaaataaatGAAGTGTGTAGCGTGCGATCCGTGCAATAGGTCCAACCAATATGTTATCGCGTGGGTCAATTAACCATGAACGCATGAAGAATGACGGAAATGCTGCTGCAGCTATTCAGCCAAGaattataccttttttttaaaaaaaataaaaataaattagaatgcACTGGTACCCTTAATCTTGTAATGAATTGCAAATTAGTCTCTAGCCTGTCATTTAAACAGAAATTCTCTAATTTATTTGAAGAATCGCCCTTGGATCTGTTTTTCTCTCGAAATTTCTACGGGTAATGAATTAATTCCTGGACAAGCTTACTATGTCATCATTCTTAAGAGGACCACAATGTTTAGAAGCACCAAACTAATGAGAACCTGGGCTGCATAATTAATGGGACAAGTTGTGAAGGTTATTCTGtcatttttcttgtttctttaaatatttattttctgatttCTGGTGCAGTTCATGACTTTTATATAAGAAGAAGTCCGGATTCCACAAAAGGTCCCTGTTTTTAAGGACACCGATACTTCCCCAGTCCAAACATTACTCAAACAATGTGAagtaacatttaaaaaaaaaaaaaaaaaatcaaataaaaccaCAGATTAGAAGCTGGTTGTCTGCTTCCACCATACCAGCCAGCCAGCTTGGCATGGCCTGGCCTGCCATTGGTACCATCAAATTACTTCAAAAACaaaccccccctctctctctctctctgtctctctctctctcttcaagagCCACCCATCCAGTAGGGTTCTTCTTTAATCAACCTCACATTTCCTGATACNGGGCATTGGCCTTGGCCTTGGCCTTTGTTAGGGTTTCCTTAGTGTCACTGTTGTCGGTGGGGGATTTGGGGACGTGGGGGGTTTTGTTGACCTGATTATGTTGTTGTGTTTCCTGGGGCTCATGCACACTATATGTAATGCTAGTTTGTTTCCACTGTGATTAACCATTTGTCTTTACTTTGCTGTTGCCTGATCTATGTACTTGGAAACATTCTGTGAGTTTTTTCATGGATCTGCCTTAGCTGGGAGGCTCTGAATCTGTGTCTCTTGTTTCAGATTCTTAGGCATTGCTATTTAGTGCACCAGATTTAGTGGACAAAACCATGTAACTCTCGTTCCTTGATCTAATCCGTCCCGATAGATTATTGGGCAGTTTTTCTCCTTTGAAATATATCGCCAGAGTGAATAAAAAGCAGCTAACTCATCGAAATAAACTTAACAATGGAGGAAACGTTCGTGCCGTTGCGCGGCATCAAGAATGATCTTCGGGGTAGACTTATGTGCTACAAGCAAGATTGGACAGGCGGCCTTTGCACCGGAATCaggtgaatatatatatatatatatattttttgaaaattatgcGAAGAATAAGGATCAGTATTGAATTATTCTCTCACAAGTACTAGATTCCTCTATATCTCAATAACATATTATGTTCAAATCATTCTTCATAAAGAATCTTGGCTCCTACTACATATATTTTCTTTGCTTTGGCGATTCCGGTGATATCATTTGGAGAACAGTTGGAAAGAAATACAGGTAAGGAACACGAACTTATTCTGTCCATTTGCACTATGCTGAAGCACCTTATAAGATGCTATAAATTAGCAAAGTTTTTCGCTGAATTGCTAATTTTTATGAGATTAAAACTGGTGTTGGTAGATGGGGTCATAACAGCAGTACAAACATTGGCGTCGACTGCTCTTTGCGGTATTATCCATTCGATTATAGGAGGCCAACCTCTTTTGATTCTTGGCGTGGCGGAGCCCACAGTGCTCATGTACACTTTCATGTTCAATTTTGCAAAAGATCGAGCCGATTTGGGTCGGGGATTGTTTCTGGCGTAATCTCGTAATTCGATTAAGAAAAGATGGTCCTTGCCTTTTTCTTCTTGAATTTGACATCAGAATTGGTCTTAGTTTGttatttggtttgattttgGCAGGGTTTGTGTGTGGACTGCATTCTTGCTCTTCCTACTGTCTATACTTGGGGCGTGCTCGATCATCAATAGATTTACTCGCCTAGCTGGCGAGTTGTTTGGCCTGCTGATTGCCATGCTCTTTATGCAACAAGCTATTGAGGTTACTCTTCTCTTTCCTTTAAGCTTGTATTGCCAATGACCTTTGTTGATGAACATCTATACCAAAAGAGTTGTAATCTTTACAacccttaatccaatggtttAAGGGTTTGAACAACAATTTCggtttaaagttaaaaaaaaaagttcaattaTACTAGTGCGTTAATTATAGCCTTTAGATAGGCTAAGTTGTAAGATTACAATCCTAGTAGAGTTGTAAGCCTAGGAACACTCTTAAAAAATGCCTAAATTGCAGGAAACCCCTACAGCGAGTGCGACCTTTTTTACTTTGCACCCTAAAGTATCGATACCTATATATCACCCTTGAAACACACGGTCTTATTGATTTCCCTCCATATATGTCCATTaggcaataatttttatttttatttttagttttagtttattTTCTTTGGCTCATAGATCAGTGGATTGCAATGTCGGTTTTGATATTCCAGGAGAGTAGTGTGAAAATCATGATACTTAAAGGGGAATTTCCATCAATTTAGCCAAAAATGTTCTCAtgaaaaaggaggaggagagttTGGGGAAATCTCGATTTCAATGTTTCATGTGTAATGTGTGATCTTGAACTGATTTCTGTAAATGCTTCCTTAGCAGAGGAGTACAATCCATGCCATACAGTTATACATACTAATTGCCACTATGTCAGCTATTTTGTAGCTAATGAGTCTGCTTGATATATCAGGGGCTTGTGGATGAGTTCCGCATACCAAAAAGAGAAAACCCCAAAGCGTTGGAATTCATTCCATCATGGAGATTTGCAAATGGGATGTTTGCTCTCGTTCTGTCATTTGGCCTTCTTCTCACTGCGCTAAGAAGTAGAAAGGCTCGGTCTTGGCGCTACGGAGCTGGTATGCATGACAACTAGAGCTAGAATTTTCAGTTAAACATTCAAACCACAAAACCTTTTAACATAATATAGGCGAAGAAAGTATTTTAACGATgtggcttctctctctctctctctttgtgaaCATCTTaacactatataatatatacaaaaaatatttaggtTGGCTATGAGGTTTCATCGCAGACTATGGGGTGCCACTTATGATCCTTGTATGGACTGGAGTTTCCTACATTCCGTCAGGTAGCGTACCTAAAGGGATCCCTCGGCGCCTCTTCAGCCCCAACCCCTGGTCACCTGGAGCTTATGAGAACTGGACAGTTATCAAGGCAGGGACTTCCCTCGCTTTCTCATTAAGTCCTTCCTTTTTTACTATGTTAACAAGTGGGTTTTATTGTAATGGTAGTCCCAGAACCTTCAATGAATTGCAATTTGGTTCCTGGAGTTTTACTAAGTAGATTAGTNAACACCTACCACGGATTTAAGGGGCCTTAACAGCCCGCGCTTCTCCGAGAAGGCGTATAGCCCACGAATAAGTGAGCTGAGGCAGGAGATCAGCCCACGGCCCGGTGGAAGGGGAGGACCCATTAGCCCCCGAACAGGAGAGATTCGACCATCGAAGTTGGGAGAAGGAGCTGCTTCGAAGTAGTCAAGGAGGAGTTGTTTTCTTTATAGTAGGATGCTTATTATGCTAACCTGTTCATAAAACTATGTCAGTGTGCCTCTCTCTTTCCGCTAGGTATAGTTAAGCTTCTAAAATTCTCTATTATTTGCACCGTATGGGCTATATGGCCTTATAATgaattatgtatttataaatCTCCACCATTTGTTCTTTCTTTGCTCATGTTAATTATGAGAGATTTATGTTATGTTCGAATTAGCAAAATTGTAGAAGTTTCTTTCCTTGTTTCATATATAAAGAGAACTGTACTTCAGATTGCTAGCAATTTCTGAAAAACTTGAGATGTGCTGATTTTatggattttcttttctttctgagtTTGGAGTGGAGTAATCCTATCTGTAGTCGgtgccccttttttttgtttgtgtgtTTTGTTAGGCTAAAGAGATAAGATACAAAAGAAAGAATGAGACGGCAAGATATCCTTTAGCTTCTTTTCACTGCCTGGTATTTGATCGTGCTGTGCCTTACGAAATGCGACTGCCTTTAAAACAGAAATCCTCAGAAAAACTGACATGTTTTGGAGGTTCATTGGCGAATAAAAGAGCACCATGATGCAGCTTCAACAAGATGATTGTAGTTgcaaagaaaccaaaaaaatgaaagttgtTTCAGCATAGGTGTGTGTAAAGAGTCCTAATCTTGTAGTATTTGGCTTTTCGGTAGTGTTCGATAAGATAGAACTAGATTGGACTAGAGAATAAGTTTGAACTGTAAATGTGACATCTCAATCACGTGTTTGGCGCTGCGTGTGAAAGAGAAAATTCTTTGATTCCACAAGAAAATGCTCTATTATAGCACTACGAAAGAGAAAACTAGAGTGAAAGAGAtctatgaaaagaaaaagaagttcgGATATTCCTCACAATTATTAGAAAAGTTAGGGCCACGTACAAATTTTTTCCTCACTATACTATTATTGAAAGCTTTTGCGTCCCCATACATTACTATGAATCATTGCTCAACCAAAATAAAATTCGCCTAGCATATCACTTGTTTCTACGAAGCGACATATCTCGAGTAGAATCGACAAGAATCATCCGATATGCTTTTttgagaataattttttttctctattcatCAAAGTGCCGTCTTTCGACGACATACTGATTGCTTTAGATGAGATGCACGATTCTTCAGAGATAGAACAATTGCTTACAATCGAGAAGATAGCgatagaagagaaaaaatagcgGCTCTAGTTCAGTTCGAATTTAAAGAAAAAGCTTCTACTGATGTGAGTATTCAATGTTTTAGGTGCCTAAAGAGATCGATGATTGTGAGTGTTGGAGAGTAGTAGTTTTCGCATCCATTGACCTATAAGGGTGTGTACGTAGGGTGACATGAAGCTCTTGTTGCCTTTTCAAGTGCTGGCTCTTTTCTATAATTTCATCATTAGAATAGAGGGTTGATAAACTCAATTATTGAATAGAGGTTGTACCCTATTACTATTCAACCTATCAGTGTAGATGGACAGAGATTCAGGTTGATATATAGATCGCAACAGTTTCTCTGCTCGGAAAAGTCCAAACTTAAAAGCCTCCAAAAGCTTTTCTGGTGCGgaaagctaaaatgagctttcGAATCAATTGCGCCATTGTTACTGTAATCTCAGCATTACCCCCTGATCTTTCAATGGTTAAAAAACAGGATGCTTAGACCTCCCCCAAAGAAGTCGGGATACTCGGTGCAATTAACACCCAGCAGCTAATTCCCCCTCTATGTCTCAGCAATGTTTGTTTCTTTAGAAGGTATTTCGTTTCTCTGAAAAatgtgaaaatttatttttcagggaattttttttttttttttttaaagaaacatAACTTATTTCATAGTTTTCgggtttagaataaaatattcagaagatgaaaataatactttttcataaaatccagaaacaaaattcataaaaatgatattttctaGGAACGGGAAtgacgaaaaataatttttcaggcCCAAAATTATTTTGTGAGATAGTGATTCTATGCAGTGACACTGTTGTCGTACATTTGAGTGAGAAATCCGCACGCGCTTCTCGCTACACAGATCATGGAACGAACACCATAAATTTTGAGAACTAATACATTATAGATTCATTTTTGGAGCTTCTACGTATATCATAACTCTTTCTTATGAACCAATTACACTCATATCGAAACTAAGAATACGATCAACTCAAACAAGGAATGTTACGCCCGAGATGAAATATCAGAACACAGTTGATTATTTTTTACCTGTAACTATATAcccatatatatagttttgctaTACTATTATTAGCCTTGTTACTGACCAAACATGCACGAATAATAAAGTTTCCATTTTCATATTTAGATTTGGCCAAATTCTTCTAACACGATATTGTTCCTTTTTAACTGTTCAACGTGAGTAAAGCAAATGCCTCTCTTCAGTTACGCCATGAACTGAATATGTGAATTAGAGCAAAGGATCGTAGAGAAATCCCCTGTCGATTTCGTAGGAGATACATAAGAAACAGACCCCTAATAATCTGCCTCATGTAACTAGAGGCAGTGATAGCAATACACGGAAACGCTGCGAACACAGCTTCAATGAGATTAAAGTGCACGAAGTCACCTGAATTCATGGTCTCTAGTTTATCCTTTTTAAAGGCATAATAAAGCTACACATCTGGCTATGTTAAGAGTAGAATTTGATTCAATAGATTACAATCCCAAAAGGAGACACTGATGCCTTGCGTGCTCGGGGATCAACTTCACTACAATCTCCATCGGGGCTCCCTTCAGCTCTGGTCATCACAGTGAAGTTCAAGAATTACACAACAATATaagctaaaataaataaataaaaaaggtaaactACTAGCCAATGTAATGCTTCTTCAAGGAAAGATTACACAGAGTCGGCAGCTATATCTACTGCTGTATAATAATATCTCATAATTGggtatttgattgatttgaaaattttccattAGGTTCCATCTGAGCATGGGAGGGGTGTTTATATTTCAATTAGCTATCTATTGGTACTTACCGTGAGGTTTAAAGTTGAAGAGTGGGGGGAAGGATCGGCCATTCGGAAGGCGGGTGTTTGGATCTCGGAGTTCATCGAAAAAGGGACGGATTAGCGCCTCCAACTGCACAATGTATGATGTTGAATTGAGAATCAGGAAAAAGAAATTGGGGCATATTCAATTCATAAAATGCTCATGCTAGACTCACAGCCGTGCTTCGTAGGTGTGGAGAGTACTGCAGAAGCCTAGAAACAAGATCAACCGCTTCAGCTGGCATCCTTTTGTGAAATTTCGATCTAAACAGAGGACATTAAAAGAGAAACAAGAGTTAAAGAGTATGTTTAGCGTTGTTTATGCTTTCAGTTCATGTTTTTCCCTGAGTACTTGGGAGTTGGGGGCTAAAGGCACTTAACAACAGTCATCTATGGTATTGCTATCATCAAATAATTGACAGATTTTTTAACTACGGGGCTTATTacacaacaaaaagaaaaattgtggTAATAagctcttcttttctttctttaatagAATGATGAATTTCAAAATAACGAACAACAGCAAAAACAAAGCTAGGTACCTTCAACCCAATACAAACTTGAGGGGAAAAAGAATAATGAATTCTTAAGTGGCTTAAACTTTCAACGCAGAACATCTAATAGTGGAGGATCATACAGAATTACCTTATGCCATGGATGAGCTTTTATTTGTGGGAACTTAAACTCAGcgtaataattatttctaactaAGCCACCAATCCGACATTACTTAAAGATAATGCAAATATAGTTGAGATCGTGCTCCCAGTTGAAGTTCATTATTACTTGATACAGGTAGAGTTTCACGTATATCAATGGCATGCGCTGGTTCATCTTGTTGTAGTGCTTGATTACACGGTTAACTGTCTCGGGCACATACTCGAGCACCAAATTAAGATAAAGCTCATCCTTTTCAGTGGTTGAAAAGAAGCAGTGCTTCAGAGATACCACATTTGGGTGATCGAGCATTCGCATGGTTTGCAGCTCACGATTCTTATACCTCTTGTCCTGAAGAACCTTCTTGATTGCTACCATTTCACCAGTCTCCAAACACTTTGCCttccaaattataaaaaaaaaagaaaaaaaaaaagaaaaagaaaaagaaaaaaaggtataaTAAGGTAACTTATTAGGTGTTTTATTACACTTATACTGTTAATGCCTATTAGGCCTGCTTCTGGAAAGTACTCGACTCCAGAAGCAGCAGTGAGGCGTTAGTCAAATAAAAAGTTCGGGAGCTTTAGAATTGCAGGAAACTCAAATGAGCTTCTAATTCCAAAAGCGGAAGCTCCATCTTCAAGCTTCATTTAACAAGATGTTAAGGGAATTTAAATGAAAAGGCTATTTATGTTTACTTGAACAGCTCTATTCAAATAACACTTTTAGAGAAGCTCCACTCGAGCCACGCAGGACCTTAATCACTAGATGGAAAGAAGTAGGGGAGACATACAGAAGAGCACAATCTACAATATCATCTAATGTAGCAGAAAGTATTTCATTTCCCCACACAGAGAAGCTAGCAAACTGACCTGAAACACAACTCCAAAAGATCCGTGCCCAACAATGCGCTCTGCCATGTAACTTATACTCTGCCAATGATACAAAAAGCTCCCGGTTGTAAGAATAGCTTAGTTGACATGTAATTAGTGATAACTAAGCCTCAAATGCAaccaaaaagagagaggaaagaaaacCAATTTGCCAGCATTAGCAATATATTTACCATATGAAAccataaatattataattcagcaaaaaaaaaaaaaaaattacatcgtATCTTGCTTAGCTTACCTGTTTAGGTTGGCCATTTCTACCACCAATAGTTGTCACAATAATGTGGCCTGTTTCCGTCCCATTCCCATCAACAACCATTGCTTCCACTTCCTGCTGAAATTGATTAAAAATGGGCC
This genomic window contains:
- the LOC109727762 gene encoding shaggy-related protein kinase alpha-like, coding for MAERIVGHGSFGVVFQAKCLETGEMVAIKKVLQDKRYKNRELQTMRMLDHPNVVSLKHCFFSTTEKDELYLNLVLEYVPETVNRVIKHYNKMNQRMPLIYVKLYLYQVIMNFNWEHDLNYICIIFKVPSFVFAVVRYFEIHHSIKERKEELITTIFLFVVSKFHKRMPAEAVDLVSRLLQYSPHLRSTALEALIRPFFDELRDPNTRLPNGRSFPPLFNFKPHELKGAPMEIVVKLIPEHARHQCLLLGL